The following proteins are co-located in the Bosea sp. AS-1 genome:
- a CDS encoding carbohydrate ABC transporter permease, with protein MSGPSQDDAPTPGLAAYLGTLVVLALLALVLTPVLWAVLSAFKSRADIFAGDVWPRRWSLENFDELLAKTFYLRWMVNSLVVALASTALGLLFCSLGGYAFAKFDFPGKTVMFWVVIASVSIPAFTTVIPLFGWLAKLGLLDTYIVLILPFAANAFGIFLMRQYAVAIPTELLDAGRIDGAGEFRLYWSVVLPLLRPALGTVGVLIFIASWNSYIWPLVMMRTDEMLTLPVGVATLKGDQLPEYGMLMAASVLSSVPIIIAFLIMQRQFIAGLTQGAVK; from the coding sequence ATGAGCGGACCATCCCAAGACGACGCGCCCACGCCGGGCCTTGCCGCCTATCTCGGCACGCTCGTCGTATTGGCCCTGCTCGCGCTCGTGCTGACACCGGTGCTGTGGGCGGTGCTCTCTGCCTTCAAGTCGCGTGCCGATATCTTCGCCGGAGATGTCTGGCCGCGCCGCTGGTCGCTGGAGAATTTCGACGAGCTCCTGGCGAAGACCTTCTATCTGCGCTGGATGGTCAACAGCCTCGTGGTGGCGCTCGCCAGCACGGCGCTCGGGCTGCTGTTCTGCTCGCTGGGCGGCTACGCCTTCGCCAAGTTCGATTTCCCCGGCAAGACGGTGATGTTCTGGGTGGTGATCGCCTCGGTCTCGATCCCGGCCTTCACCACAGTGATCCCGCTCTTCGGTTGGCTCGCGAAACTCGGCCTGCTCGACACCTATATCGTGCTGATCCTGCCCTTCGCCGCCAATGCCTTCGGCATCTTCCTGATGCGGCAATATGCGGTCGCGATCCCCACCGAGCTGCTCGATGCCGGGAGGATCGACGGCGCCGGCGAATTCCGCCTCTACTGGAGCGTCGTGCTGCCCTTGCTGCGCCCGGCGCTCGGCACAGTCGGTGTGCTGATCTTCATCGCCTCCTGGAACAGCTACATCTGGCCGCTGGTGATGATGCGCACCGATGAGATGCTGACCCTTCCGGTCGGCGTCGCGACGCTGAAGGGCGACCAGCTGCCTGAGTACGGGATGCTGATGGCCGCGTCGGTCCTGTCGAGCGTGCCGATCATCATCGCCTTCCTGATCATGCAGCGCCAGTTCATCGCAGGCCTGACGCAGGGCGCGGTCAAGTAG